A genomic stretch from Spiroplasma endosymbiont of Clivina fossor includes:
- a CDS encoding DJ-1 family glyoxalase III, which translates to MATATVAIFLATGYEEIEAITVIDILRRAKINIDIISSENKDFIVGANNITIKSDYYFSQMPNDYAMLILPGGATGVNNLQKNEHLMNLLKTFNKQNKFIAAICAAPQILGLLGIANNKNISVYPECFNGLETAKIISNEAVVIDGHIITASSAGVAIKFALQLVAILTNDNIKEMVTKQLVIL; encoded by the coding sequence ATGGCAACAGCAACAGTAGCAATTTTTTTAGCAACTGGTTATGAAGAAATTGAAGCAATAACTGTTATTGATATTTTACGAAGAGCAAAAATTAATATTGATATTATTAGTAGTGAAAATAAAGATTTTATTGTGGGTGCTAATAATATTACTATTAAAAGTGATTATTATTTTAGTCAAATGCCTAATGATTATGCGATGCTAATTTTACCTGGTGGAGCGACCGGTGTTAATAATTTACAAAAAAATGAACATTTAATGAACTTATTAAAAACATTTAATAAACAAAATAAATTTATTGCTGCGATTTGTGCTGCCCCGCAAATTTTAGGATTGTTAGGTATTGCTAATAATAAGAATATTAGTGTTTATCCTGAGTGTTTCAATGGTTTAGAAACTGCTAAAATTATTAGCAATGAAGCGGTTGTTATTGATGGTCATATTATTACGGCATCATCAGCTGGTGTTGCGATTAAGTTTGCTTTACAACTAGTCGCAATATTAACTAATGATAATATTAAAGAAATGGTTACAAAGCAGTTAGTAATTTTATAA
- a CDS encoding adenylosuccinate synthase: MKNTLAIIGSQWGDEGKGKISDYFAQNSAVIVRWAGGDNAGHTIVFNNEKYKLNLVPSGIFNEQAINIIANGCVINLEKLIIEIKSLQDKGFSCRNLKISNRAHVIMPYHLKIDEYQEAKRKNIIGTTKRGIGPTYEDKITRIGIRICDLENPLTLKAKLENVIAIKEDILKQIYQDNLSIIVDDLLKQCQEWYAVIKQYVCDTSLLLNNLIKANQKVLFEGAQGVMLDIDHGTYPFVTSSNPSASSIAVGAGIALWMVNNILAISKPYNTRVGNGVLITEMNAEIAHTIREVGKEYGTVSLRPRRIGWLDIVVLQYATRVNGFTSLAIMLLDVLSNIKLLKLCVAYIYKGEKINYIPADIEEYEKCQPVYMELAGWEADITKVKSWAELPENAKIYLQTISKLVDLPLALFSVGPDREQTILLTEIF; the protein is encoded by the coding sequence ATGAAAAATACATTAGCAATTATTGGTAGTCAATGAGGTGATGAAGGAAAAGGCAAAATAAGTGATTATTTTGCGCAAAATAGTGCCGTTATTGTTCGCTGAGCTGGTGGTGATAATGCTGGTCATACAATAGTTTTTAATAATGAAAAATATAAGTTAAATTTAGTTCCGTCAGGAATATTTAATGAGCAAGCAATTAATATTATTGCTAATGGTTGTGTTATTAATTTAGAAAAGTTAATTATAGAAATTAAAAGCTTACAAGATAAGGGTTTTTCATGTCGTAATTTAAAAATTTCGAATCGTGCTCATGTCATTATGCCATATCATTTAAAAATTGATGAATATCAAGAAGCAAAGCGAAAAAATATTATTGGGACAACTAAAAGAGGCATTGGGCCCACATATGAAGATAAAATCACAAGAATAGGTATTAGAATTTGTGATTTAGAAAATCCATTAACATTAAAAGCAAAATTAGAAAATGTTATTGCGATTAAAGAAGATATTTTAAAACAAATATATCAAGATAATTTGTCTATTATAGTAGATGATTTATTAAAACAATGTCAAGAGTGATATGCGGTAATTAAACAATATGTTTGTGATACTTCATTATTATTAAATAATTTAATTAAAGCAAATCAAAAAGTATTATTTGAAGGTGCCCAAGGGGTAATGCTAGATATTGACCACGGAACATATCCTTTTGTTACTAGTTCTAATCCATCAGCATCATCAATTGCTGTTGGGGCAGGGATTGCTCTGTGAATGGTTAATAATATATTAGCAATTAGTAAACCATATAATACTCGTGTTGGTAATGGTGTATTAATTACGGAAATGAATGCTGAAATAGCCCATACAATTAGAGAAGTTGGTAAAGAATATGGTACGGTATCATTACGACCACGCCGGATTGGTTGATTAGATATTGTTGTTTTACAATACGCAACTCGTGTTAATGGGTTTACATCATTAGCAATTATGCTTTTAGATGTTTTAAGCAATATTAAATTATTAAAATTATGTGTTGCTTATATTTATAAGGGTGAAAAAATTAATTATATTCCCGCTGATATTGAAGAGTATGAAAAATGTCAACCAGTTTATATGGAATTAGCTGGTTGAGAAGCGGATATTACAAAAGTAAAATCGTGAGCAGAATTACCTGAAAATGCTAAAATTTATTTGCAAACAATTAGTAAATTAGTTGATTTACCATTGGCATTATTTTCTGTTGGTCCAGATCGTGAACAAACAATTTTATTAACTGAAATATTTTAA
- the pth gene encoding aminoacyl-tRNA hydrolase, whose protein sequence is MKLIVGLGNPDKEYIHTRHNIGFQIIDALVKKWNIKLDSKKMDGQYGKTIKNNESIILLKPLTYMNLSGYSVSSITNYFKIAVSDIIVIYDDIDLQLGVIKLRHGGSSGGHNGINSIINSLNSNKIKRIKIGIGKDNAYDTSSWVLGKFTNKEKPIIDETVNKVLNIIDDFVVDFNFERVMNIYN, encoded by the coding sequence ATGAAATTAATTGTAGGTTTAGGAAACCCTGATAAAGAATATATCCATACGCGACATAATATTGGTTTTCAAATTATTGATGCTTTAGTTAAAAAATGAAATATTAAGTTAGATAGTAAAAAAATGGATGGTCAATATGGTAAAACAATTAAAAATAATGAAAGTATTATTTTGTTAAAACCATTAACATATATGAATTTATCAGGATATAGTGTTTCATCAATAACTAATTATTTTAAAATTGCAGTATCCGATATCATTGTTATTTATGATGATATTGATTTACAACTTGGAGTTATAAAATTACGGCATGGCGGTAGTAGCGGTGGGCATAACGGTATTAATAGCATTATTAATAGTTTAAATAGTAATAAAATTAAACGGATTAAAATTGGTATTGGTAAAGATAATGCTTATGATACTAGTTCTTGGGTTTTAGGTAAATTTACTAATAAAGAAAAACCAATCATTGATGAGACAGTTAATAAAGTTTTAAATATTATTGATGATTTTGTTGTTGATTTTAATTTTGAAAGAGTTATGAATATTTATAATTAA
- a CDS encoding ribose-phosphate pyrophosphokinase, translating to MTNNSYEHVAFFGLNASKKLAQEICNILKVPLQEAKVNNFADGEISVESLMSVRGKDVYVIQSTSFPVNENLMQLLIFIDALKRASANKINVVIPYFGYARQDWKAKGRQPITAKLVANMLTGAGADRIMLVDIHSSQIQGFFDIPVDDLRSSHDFAEYFLEKKLNNVVVVSPDHGGVTRARHLTTYLPGELAVVVKKRPEPNVSEVEFVLGDIKDKNCIIIDDMIDTGGTIVNAAKALKDGGAKTVYIAATHPIFSGKAVERLKNAVASGLVNEVVVTNSIELLEAKKFTGLKIISIASFLAKMINASINCESLSEIYATRSKKLSNLQE from the coding sequence ATGACAAATAATAGTTATGAGCATGTTGCTTTTTTTGGATTGAATGCTAGTAAAAAATTAGCACAAGAAATTTGTAATATTCTTAAAGTTCCTTTACAGGAAGCAAAAGTAAATAATTTTGCGGATGGTGAGATTTCTGTTGAATCTTTAATGTCAGTTCGTGGTAAAGATGTTTATGTAATTCAATCAACATCATTTCCAGTTAATGAAAATTTAATGCAATTATTAATTTTTATTGATGCTTTAAAACGAGCATCAGCTAATAAAATTAATGTTGTAATTCCATATTTTGGTTATGCACGACAAGATTGGAAAGCAAAAGGTCGTCAACCAATTACTGCCAAGTTAGTAGCTAATATGTTAACTGGTGCTGGTGCTGATCGGATTATGTTAGTTGACATTCATTCATCACAAATTCAAGGTTTTTTTGATATTCCTGTTGATGATTTACGGTCAAGTCATGATTTTGCGGAATATTTTTTAGAAAAAAAACTTAATAATGTTGTTGTAGTATCGCCAGATCATGGTGGTGTTACCCGAGCGCGACATTTAACAACTTATTTACCTGGTGAATTAGCAGTTGTTGTTAAAAAACGCCCTGAACCTAATGTTAGTGAAGTTGAATTTGTGCTTGGTGATATTAAAGATAAAAACTGTATTATTATTGATGATATGATTGATACGGGTGGTACCATTGTTAATGCAGCGAAAGCATTAAAAGATGGTGGTGCCAAAACTGTTTATATTGCTGCCACGCATCCAATATTTAGTGGTAAAGCTGTGGAACGGTTAAAAAATGCGGTTGCTAGTGGTCTTGTTAATGAAGTTGTTGTTACTAATTCAATTGAATTGTTAGAAGCAAAAAAATTTACTGGTTTAAAAATAATTTCTATTGCTAGTTTTTTAGCGAAGATGATTAATGCTTCTATTAATTGTGAATCATTGTCAGAAATATATGCTACTCGTTCAAAAAAATTATCAAATTTACAGGAGTAA
- the rsmA gene encoding 16S rRNA (adenine(1518)-N(6)/adenine(1519)-N(6))-dimethyltransferase RsmA codes for MKKWGQNFLNNEQIVNQIMNSFRCENTDGILEIGTGLGIMTVSLLKKAQKVVSIEIDKKLIPILNEQFKNEANFKLINDDFLNINLPLLIKEHFVNIKRVHIVANLPYYLTSPILFKLLDNVQYFTSFTLMMQKEVVQRITSLPNNKAYSNLSVICQYYSKVSIPLKVSRHNFFPEPNVDSWIVHFALQKNYQVDNEREFNDFVRKLFAMKRKTLLNNLNVITNNKQISESLILKLNLPLTIRSEQLTIEEFINLYHFVKDNGNIIFTRRSFNDK; via the coding sequence ATGAAAAAATGAGGACAGAATTTTTTAAATAATGAGCAAATCGTTAATCAAATTATGAATAGTTTTAGATGTGAGAATACTGATGGCATTTTAGAAATTGGAACCGGATTAGGAATAATGACAGTTAGTCTTTTAAAAAAGGCACAAAAAGTAGTTAGTATTGAAATTGATAAAAAATTAATTCCAATTTTAAATGAACAATTTAAAAATGAAGCAAATTTTAAACTTATTAATGATGATTTTTTAAATATTAATTTACCATTATTAATTAAAGAACATTTTGTTAATATTAAACGAGTTCATATTGTTGCTAATTTACCATATTATTTAACTTCACCAATTTTATTTAAATTATTAGATAATGTTCAATATTTTACGAGTTTTACATTAATGATGCAAAAGGAAGTAGTTCAAAGAATTACTAGTTTACCAAATAATAAAGCATATAGTAATTTAAGTGTAATTTGTCAGTATTATAGTAAAGTGAGTATTCCTTTAAAAGTAAGTCGTCATAATTTTTTTCCTGAACCTAATGTTGATAGTTGAATTGTTCATTTTGCTTTACAAAAAAATTATCAAGTTGATAATGAAAGAGAATTTAATGATTTTGTTCGCAAATTATTTGCTATGAAAAGAAAAACTTTACTTAATAATTTAAATGTGATTACTAATAATAAACAAATTTCTGAATCATTAATTTTAAAATTAAATTTACCTTTAACCATTAGAAGCGAACAGTTAACAATTGAAGAGTTTATCAATTTATACCATTTTGTTAAAGATAATGGTAATATAATATTTACGAGGAGGTCATTTAATGACAAATAA
- a CDS encoding transposase family protein, with amino-acid sequence MFSGKKRQHSLKSQIIIDLFNNKIISVDFCYGSTHDYKLFLKSNTLINPKLELIADSGYQGLQNVHKNTLLPIKKSKNNPLNPDKKEYNSFLSKVRIVIEHVFARLKRFKILVYRYHNKIRRFGLRFNLISGIYNFELS; translated from the coding sequence TTATTTTCTGGTAAGAAAAGGCAACATTCATTAAAATCGCAAATAATTATTGATTTATTTAACAATAAAATTATTTCAGTAGATTTTTGTTATGGCAGTACTCATGATTATAAGTTATTTTTAAAATCAAATACACTTATAAATCCAAAATTAGAATTAATTGCCGATTCAGGATATCAAGGTTTGCAAAATGTTCATAAAAATACATTATTGCCAATTAAAAAGAGTAAAAATAATCCTTTAAATCCAGATAAAAAGGAATATAATAGCTTTTTAAGTAAAGTTAGAATTGTCATTGAACATGTTTTTGCTAGATTAAAAAGATTTAAAATACTAGTTTATCGTTATCACAATAAGATTAGAAGATTTGGATTACGATTTAACTTAATTTCAGGAATATATAATTTTGAATTAAGCTAG
- a CDS encoding IS1/IS1595 family N-terminal zinc-binding domain-containing protein, with the protein MEKIIQELVNTLTDDQFLEFYEKVKQQAELIKKQKRLNEIDQKFRAQGIKCPKCESYHCVKNGHNSEGKQKYLCKNCRASFDAFRNHFIYWSHLNYEQWNLLIQISLLGQSSKTISRFIKTTLKTAWYNRQKLMKSKQLENTQLKFKKLSGKIQIDETFIRLGT; encoded by the coding sequence ATGGAAAAAATAATTCAAGAACTAGTAAATACTTTAACAGATGATCAATTTTTAGAATTTTATGAAAAAGTCAAACAACAAGCAGAATTAATAAAAAAACAAAAACGTTTAAATGAAATTGATCAAAAATTTAGAGCGCAAGGTATTAAATGCCCTAAATGTGAATCTTACCATTGCGTTAAAAATGGACATAATTCAGAAGGAAAACAAAAATATTTATGTAAAAATTGCCGTGCAAGTTTTGACGCTTTTCGTAATCATTTTATTTATTGAAGTCATTTAAATTATGAACAATGAAATTTATTGATTCAAATTTCATTGCTGGGGCAATCTAGTAAAACAATTTCTCGTTTTATTAAAACTACATTAAAAACTGCTTGATATAATCGTCAAAAATTAATGAAATCAAAACAATTAGAAAATACCCAATTAAAATTTAAAAAATTATCTGGTAAAATCCAAATCGATGAAACATTTATTAGACTTGGTACATAA
- a CDS encoding M3 family oligoendopeptidase, whose amino-acid sequence MKRINADKKYQWDLSYLFTSDDDWTKALQNYISHYSKLYNLKGKLHQQENFKQYVLLSEAGEILGAKLSQYLHYGSLDTTDERFINLSNLMMNESLKIQTKMSFVEPELKQIGAEKIMQMLANDAELKNFEYDFRSFFEKVKYLLTEEQEELLNNVAKTRSTSYQLYDLLAYADKEKQYLDYDGEKQELTESLATSIAQLSRPKEDQKLRRETSMLLNKHLITKKHSLAKVYEDIIQYSVEEVKLRNYESSLQASLLGDKVLPDMYITLLEVGKAYIHLYRRFIKIKQKYFQLDKFYATDSHLLMMNKTENNKYTVMQGIAMVKAAFQPLGAEYLTMLDIALLAGRIDYFEDTNKRGGAYSSSGKGVEPIILMNWDDSLRSVATLAHELGHSVHTLFSNKYQPPNLAQYPIILAEVASTFNEHLLFKYLYTQAKEKDEQIYLLETRINDLMATFFRQIQFAKFEWEAHKLVEQEQPINASILAKLFKDVSIEYGYDVYDEIADDSIYIYAWPRILHFFNSSYYVYKYATSVTTSFKLYDDFEKGNKDNILNFLKAGGHKEPMLILQDVVGIDLSLEATYVPLMEHLEQLLDELEKLLQL is encoded by the coding sequence ATGAAACGAATTAATGCTGATAAAAAGTATCAATGAGATTTAAGTTATTTATTTACTAGTGATGATGATTGAACGAAGGCGTTACAAAATTATATTAGTCATTATAGTAAATTGTATAATTTAAAAGGAAAATTACATCAACAAGAAAATTTTAAGCAATATGTTTTATTGTCAGAGGCGGGAGAAATTTTAGGTGCAAAACTTTCGCAATATTTACATTATGGTAGTTTAGATACTACTGATGAACGATTTATTAATTTAAGTAATTTAATGATGAATGAATCTTTAAAAATTCAAACTAAGATGTCATTTGTTGAACCGGAATTAAAACAAATTGGTGCAGAAAAAATTATGCAAATGTTAGCAAATGATGCGGAATTAAAAAATTTTGAATATGATTTTCGGTCATTTTTTGAAAAAGTAAAATATTTATTAACAGAAGAACAAGAGGAATTATTAAACAATGTTGCTAAAACGCGAAGTACTAGTTATCAACTTTATGATTTATTAGCGTATGCTGATAAGGAAAAACAATATCTTGATTATGATGGTGAAAAACAGGAATTAACAGAATCATTAGCAACTTCAATAGCACAATTATCGCGCCCCAAAGAAGATCAAAAATTACGACGAGAAACTAGTATGTTATTAAACAAACATTTAATTACAAAGAAACATTCATTAGCTAAAGTGTATGAAGATATTATTCAATATAGTGTTGAAGAAGTTAAATTAAGAAATTATGAAAGTTCATTGCAAGCATCATTATTAGGTGACAAGGTGTTGCCAGATATGTATATAACTTTATTAGAAGTTGGAAAAGCATATATTCATTTATATCGGCGTTTTATTAAAATTAAACAAAAATATTTTCAATTAGATAAATTTTATGCGACTGATAGTCATTTATTAATGATGAATAAAACAGAAAATAATAAGTATACTGTGATGCAAGGTATTGCGATGGTAAAAGCAGCTTTTCAACCATTGGGAGCAGAATATTTAACGATGTTAGATATCGCTTTATTAGCAGGGCGGATTGATTATTTTGAAGATACTAACAAACGTGGGGGGGCATATTCATCATCAGGTAAAGGTGTTGAACCAATTATTTTAATGAATTGAGATGATTCATTACGATCTGTTGCTACTTTAGCACATGAATTAGGTCATTCCGTGCATACATTATTTTCTAATAAATATCAACCGCCTAATTTAGCACAATATCCGATTATTTTAGCGGAAGTGGCATCGACTTTTAATGAGCATCTTTTATTCAAATATCTGTATACGCAAGCTAAAGAAAAAGATGAACAAATTTATTTATTGGAAACAAGAATTAATGATTTAATGGCTACTTTCTTTCGTCAAATTCAGTTTGCTAAGTTTGAATGGGAAGCTCATAAATTAGTTGAACAAGAGCAACCGATTAATGCTAGTATTTTAGCAAAACTGTTTAAAGATGTTTCAATTGAGTATGGTTATGATGTTTATGATGAAATTGCTGATGATAGTATTTATATTTATGCTTGACCACGAATTTTACATTTCTTTAATTCCTCTTATTATGTTTATAAATATGCTACTTCGGTAACAACTTCGTTTAAGTTATATGATGATTTTGAAAAGGGCAATAAAGATAACATTTTGAATTTTCTTAAAGCAGGGGGTCATAAAGAACCAATGTTAATTTTGCAAGATGTTGTTGGTATTGATTTATCACTGGAAGCAACCTATGTACCGTTAATGGAGCATTTGGAGCAACTATTGGATGAATTGGAAAAATTATTACAGCTTTAA
- a CDS encoding M17 family metallopeptidase, giving the protein MINLTKESQQNIVTLKAIFEGEAIKGAVEKSEGNTTLIDSEKILFVYFKEKKMTFCKLQHWMKKFSSANTRELNIDVASFTTDDFNEQLALQAISEAILYTQHQVISYKQEKKQEKTNYLLITNISDSTEIFNIAQIKLDSVNLTRNLQDTPPNLMYPEIFAQDIQKVFEGINNAKITILDKKAIIENKMGLLLAVANGSHNDPRVVVIEYTGNTNSKEKIGLVGKGITFDSGGYSLKPAASMINMKFDMSGAAIVCSTLLAIAKIKPAINVVAVACLTENRIGGHATLVEAVATAMNGKTVEILNTDAEGRLVLADGITYAIRNSNATKIIDVATLTGAIVVSLGKHATGVFSNNNDFYHQFEQASNLSKERIWRMPIYKENIEEIQCSQIADLANIGKIRDMGSSQAAAFLQEFVEEKPFIHLDIAGTADSDSRGNGVMVKTLVELLTRVKN; this is encoded by the coding sequence ATGATTAACTTAACAAAAGAATCACAACAAAACATTGTAACTTTAAAAGCTATTTTTGAAGGCGAAGCAATTAAGGGCGCCGTTGAAAAATCTGAAGGAAATACAACCTTAATCGACTCAGAAAAAATCCTTTTCGTTTACTTTAAAGAAAAGAAAATGACATTTTGTAAATTACAGCACTGAATGAAAAAATTTAGCAGTGCCAACACTCGGGAATTAAATATTGATGTTGCTAGTTTTACAACTGATGATTTTAATGAACAATTGGCATTACAAGCCATTAGTGAAGCCATTTTATATACCCAACATCAAGTAATATCTTATAAACAAGAAAAAAAGCAAGAAAAAACAAACTACCTTCTAATTACTAATATTAGTGATAGCACTGAAATTTTTAACATTGCTCAAATTAAACTAGATAGTGTTAATTTAACAAGAAACTTACAAGATACACCGCCAAACTTAATGTATCCAGAAATCTTTGCCCAAGATATTCAAAAAGTTTTTGAAGGCATTAATAATGCTAAAATTACTATTTTAGATAAAAAAGCAATTATTGAAAATAAAATGGGTCTTTTATTAGCTGTTGCTAATGGTAGCCACAATGACCCCCGAGTTGTTGTAATTGAATACACAGGAAATACTAACAGCAAAGAAAAAATTGGTTTAGTCGGCAAAGGAATTACCTTTGATTCAGGTGGTTATTCATTAAAACCAGCAGCTTCAATGATTAATATGAAATTTGATATGTCAGGAGCAGCAATTGTTTGTTCAACATTATTAGCCATTGCTAAAATTAAACCCGCAATTAATGTTGTTGCTGTTGCCTGTTTAACTGAAAATCGCATTGGCGGCCACGCCACCTTAGTTGAAGCTGTGGCAACCGCAATGAACGGCAAAACCGTTGAAATCTTAAATACCGATGCTGAAGGACGCTTAGTTTTAGCTGACGGAATTACTTATGCCATTAGAAATAGCAACGCTACTAAAATTATTGATGTTGCTACTTTAACCGGAGCAATCGTAGTATCGCTAGGAAAACATGCTACAGGTGTATTTAGTAATAACAATGATTTTTACCACCAATTTGAACAAGCAAGTAATTTAAGCAAAGAACGCATTTGAAGAATGCCGATATACAAAGAAAATATTGAAGAAATACAATGCTCACAAATAGCTGACTTAGCAAATATTGGAAAAATTCGGGATATGGGGTCTTCACAAGCAGCCGCTTTCTTACAAGAATTTGTTGAAGAAAAACCTTTCATTCACTTAGATATTGCGGGAACAGCTGATAGCGATTCTCGTGGTAATGGGGTTATGGTTAAAACACTAGTTGAACTTTTAACTAGAGTTAAGAATTAA
- the tuf gene encoding elongation factor Tu, whose product MAKEAFSRSKPHVNIGTIGHVDHGKTTLTAAITAVLAKQGGAKARKYDEIDAAPEEKARGITINIAHVDYETEARHYGHIDAPGHADYVKNMITGAKQMDGAILVVAATDGAMPQTNEHVLLAKNVGIKKLVVYLNKVDLLDDPDLLILAEEDIRELLTKHGFDGANTPIIEGSALKALNGDPEQEAKILELMKAVDEYIPTPERDLDKPFMMSVGSVVSVPGRGTVATGLVDRGILKPGEAVEIVGFGDKVIKSIATSIETGHKTLDEARAGDNVGILLRGVEKDAVRRGQVLCKPGTVTPHSKFQAEIYLLTKAEGGRHTATKSNYQPQFYLHSSDVTGTVTLPAGVDFVMPGDNTEITVELNTKVALEEGTQFAIREGGKTVASGIINKILE is encoded by the coding sequence ATGGCAAAAGAAGCATTTTCAAGAAGTAAACCGCATGTTAATATTGGAACAATTGGTCATGTTGACCACGGTAAAACAACTTTAACAGCAGCGATTACTGCGGTATTAGCAAAACAAGGTGGAGCAAAAGCAAGAAAATATGATGAAATTGATGCTGCACCAGAAGAAAAAGCAAGAGGAATTACAATTAATATTGCCCATGTTGATTATGAAACTGAAGCAAGACATTATGGACATATTGATGCTCCAGGGCATGCTGATTATGTAAAAAATATGATTACGGGTGCAAAACAGATGGATGGAGCAATTTTAGTGGTTGCTGCAACTGATGGTGCAATGCCCCAAACTAATGAGCATGTTTTATTGGCTAAAAATGTGGGGATTAAAAAATTAGTTGTTTATTTAAATAAAGTTGATTTACTTGATGATCCTGATCTGCTAATCTTAGCAGAAGAAGATATTAGAGAGTTATTAACTAAACATGGTTTTGATGGTGCCAATACACCAATTATTGAAGGTTCAGCATTAAAAGCATTAAATGGTGATCCCGAACAAGAAGCAAAAATTCTTGAATTAATGAAAGCTGTTGATGAATATATTCCAACGCCAGAGCGAGATTTAGATAAGCCATTTATGATGTCAGTTGGAAGTGTTGTGAGTGTTCCAGGTCGTGGAACCGTGGCTACGGGTCTTGTTGATCGGGGAATATTAAAACCTGGTGAAGCGGTAGAAATTGTTGGGTTTGGTGATAAGGTAATTAAAAGTATTGCTACAAGTATTGAAACTGGTCACAAAACGCTAGATGAAGCTAGAGCTGGTGATAATGTTGGAATCTTATTACGAGGTGTTGAAAAGGATGCCGTACGAAGAGGACAAGTTTTATGTAAACCAGGAACAGTTACGCCTCATAGTAAATTTCAAGCAGAAATTTACTTATTGACAAAAGCTGAAGGTGGTCGTCATACAGCAACTAAAAGTAATTATCAACCACAATTTTACTTACATTCTTCAGATGTAACAGGAACAGTTACCTTACCTGCTGGTGTTGACTTTGTGATGCCGGGTGATAATACTGAAATAACTGTTGAGTTAAATACTAAAGTTGCTTTAGAAGAAGGAACACAATTTGCTATTCGTGAAGGTGGTAAAACCGTAGCTTCAGGAATAATTAATAAGATTTTAGAATAA